The Oncorhynchus kisutch isolate 150728-3 linkage group LG20, Okis_V2, whole genome shotgun sequence genome has a segment encoding these proteins:
- the LOC109865897 gene encoding uncharacterized protein LOC109865897, protein MNLLTQQTVMLWLSVARTLTTAELVKLSTVDSVIVPCHQRVTLRCDITTFQEGLSIKHLAWVRQDGKHLCDVNGTGVTGTHSGSTPSTMECSYTPQTQLTLTLLQVQPLERGKYLCKLRSNHGVKEATTTVELKECYRKAQPSVSDEGPTCTFTGVYPDGEVHWFQGPNNVTGDSTINTKQVEDGTSLTITSSLKRKTVSGEGAYNCSLWIPSTGAYLTSSLVVPEHSKAKVVQPNASGAGSIGPLWKPFLFLLSTLFLV, encoded by the exons ATGAACCTGCTCACCCAGCAAACGGTGATGCTTTGGCTCTCTGTTGCTCGCACACTCACAACAGCAG AGCTGGTGAAGCTAAGCACTGTTGACTCTGTCATTGTGCCATGTCACCAGCGTGTAACCCTCCGATGTGACATCACCACCTTCCAGGAGGGGCTGTCGATCAAACATCTGGCCTGGGTCCGCCAGGACGGCAAGCACCTGTGTGACGTTAACGGAACTGGAGTGACCGGGACCCACTCAGGGAGCACACCTAGTACCATGGAGTGTAGTTATACCCCACAGACACAGctgaccctgactctgctgcaggTACAGCCACTGGAGCGGGGAAAGTACTTGTGCAAGCTACGCTCCAATCACGGAGTAAAGGAGGCCACTACAACGGTGGAGCTGAAAG AGTGCTACAGGAAGGCCCAGCCCAGTGTCAGTGATGAGGGCCCAACCTGCACCTTCACTGGGGTCTACCCTGATGGAGAGGTGCACTGGTTCCAGGGACCCAACAACGTGACTGGGGACTCTACAATCAACACTAAACAAGTGGAAGATGGAACGTCATTGACTATAACTAGTTCGCTGAAAAGAAAGACCGTCTCTGGGGAAGGGGCCTACAACTGCTCCCTGTGGATCCCCAGTACCGGAGCCTACCTGACCAGCAGCTTAGTGGTACCAGAGCATAGTAAAGCCAAGGTTGTGCAGCCCAATGCCAGTGGGGCAGGGTCCATTGGTCCTTTGTGGAAGCCTTTTCTATTCCTCCTGAGTACTCTCTTCCTGGTGTGA